In Pseudomonas grandcourensis, the DNA window GGCGCTTTGCAGTGCGTCGAGAACAGCGTTACCCGACTTCAGGGACACTTCGCGCTCGGCACTCTTGCCGCCGAACAGCACGGCGACGCGGCCGAAGTCTTTCGGCGCGATCGTGGAGACCAGGTTGGCGTAGGCAGCACTCATTTCAACTTCCCCTTCTCCGGCGCGGCAACGGCACCGGCGAACAACTCACTTTTCAACAGTTTTGGTGCGAGACCGCCGATATCGCCGGCGCCCTGGCACAGCAGGATGTCGCCGGCGCGCAGCAGCGGCTTGACCACTGGCGCGAGGTCGACACCACGCTCGATGTAGATCGGGTCAAGCTGACCACGCTGACGGATGCTGTTGCACAACTTGCGGCTGTCGGCCCCCGGAATCGGCTCTTCGCCGGCCGGATAGACTTCCATCAGCAGCAGGACGTTGGCATCGGCCAGCACATTGACGAAATCGTCGTACAGGTCACGGGTGCGGCTGTAACGGTGCGGCTGGTAGACCATCACCAGGCGGCGCTCCGGCCAGCCACCGCGTACGGCCTTGATCACGGCCGCGACTTCCGTCGGGTGGTGACCATAGTCATCGACCAGCATCACATTGCCGCCGTCCACCGGCAGTTCGCCGTAGACCTGGAAGCGTCGGCCGACACCCTGGAACCCGGACAGGCCCTGGACGATGGCTTCATCGCTGACGCCTTCGTCGGTGGCGATGCAGATGGTCGCCAGTGCGTTCAATACGTTGTGATTGCCCGGCATGTTGACCGAAACATCCAGCGGCTCGCGGTCAGGGCGCAGCACGGTGAAGAAGGTCTGCATGCCTTGCTGGCGCACGTTGATGGCACGCACGTCGCAGTCTTCGCCGAAACCATAGGTGACCGTCGGGCGTTTGACCTGCGGGAGGATTTCACGCACCACCGGATCGTCCAGGCACACCACCGCCAGACCGTAGAACGGCAGGTTGTGGAGGAACTCGACGAAGGTTTTCTTCAGTTTGTTGAAGTCACCGTCGTAGGTCGCCATGTGATCGGCGTCGATGTTGGTGACCACGGCCACCAGCGGCTGCAAGTGCAGGAAGCTGGCGTCGCTTTCGTCGGCTTCGGCGATCAGGTAGCGGCTGGTGCCGAGCTGGGCATTGGTGCCCGCAGCGTTCAGGCGTCCACCGATGACGAATGTCGGGTCCAGGCCACCGGCCGCGAATACCGAAGCGATCAGGCTGGTGGTGGTGGTTTTGCCGTGGGTACCGGCAACGGCGATGCCGTGGCGATAACGCATCAGCTCAGCCAGCATCTCAGCACGCGGCACCACCGGGATACGGCGTTCCAGCGCGGTAGCGACTTCCGGGTTGGACGTGTTCACGGCGCTCGACACCACCAGCACGTCAGCGGCTGCGGCGTTCTCGGCGCGATGGCCGATGAAGATCTGCGCCCCGAAGGACTCCAGACGCTCGGTCACCGGCGAAGCCTTCAGGTCAGAGCCGGACACTTCATAGCCCAGGTTCAACAACACTTCAGCAATCCCGCACATGCCCACACCGCCGATACCGACGAAGTGGATGCGGCGGATGCGGCGCATTTCCGGTTGCGGCATGGCTTTCTGACTCTCAACCATGGGCCACCTCCAGGCAGCTATCGACCACGTTACGGGTGGCATCGGGTTTGGCCAGGCGGCGTGCCGCGGTAGCCATTTCGTTGAGTCGTTGTGGTTGCATCAGGACCTCTGTCAGGCGAGCGGCAAGATCCGC includes these proteins:
- the murC gene encoding UDP-N-acetylmuramate--L-alanine ligase, whose product is MVESQKAMPQPEMRRIRRIHFVGIGGVGMCGIAEVLLNLGYEVSGSDLKASPVTERLESFGAQIFIGHRAENAAAADVLVVSSAVNTSNPEVATALERRIPVVPRAEMLAELMRYRHGIAVAGTHGKTTTTSLIASVFAAGGLDPTFVIGGRLNAAGTNAQLGTSRYLIAEADESDASFLHLQPLVAVVTNIDADHMATYDGDFNKLKKTFVEFLHNLPFYGLAVVCLDDPVVREILPQVKRPTVTYGFGEDCDVRAINVRQQGMQTFFTVLRPDREPLDVSVNMPGNHNVLNALATICIATDEGVSDEAIVQGLSGFQGVGRRFQVYGELPVDGGNVMLVDDYGHHPTEVAAVIKAVRGGWPERRLVMVYQPHRYSRTRDLYDDFVNVLADANVLLLMEVYPAGEEPIPGADSRKLCNSIRQRGQLDPIYIERGVDLAPVVKPLLRAGDILLCQGAGDIGGLAPKLLKSELFAGAVAAPEKGKLK